The sequence GGTTGCGCAACTCCACGTAGGGCCCGAACTGCTGCGCCCAGTTGCGCGGCACCCCGCCGCCGATGGTGAAGATGCCCAGCTTCTTCTGCGCCAGCAGCGTATCGGCGAAGTACTCGAGATCTTCGAAGGGGTCGAAGCGCAGCTTGGGCTGGCCGTCTCGCATGCGGATGCGGTTGCCCAGCGCCACGTCTAGGCCCAGTTCGGAGTCGGTGAATGCGGGCACGAACACCGGGACCTTCTTCGCGTGGGCCGACTTCAGGATGCCGCGTCCTTCCGCGTGCTGGGCCAGGTACTCGCCGATGGCCCGGTTCAGCTTCCAGGAGCAGAGGATCTCCTTCGGGTCCCACAGCTTTAGGACTTCGAAGAGGACGGCCTCCACGTCGTCCAGATTGCGTTCCGGCTCGAGCGTGTCGTAAACGCGGTTGTAGCCGGCGTTGTAGAGCTCGACGTCGTCCATTCGCGGGTCGTAGCGGAAGTGCGAGCGCCCGGTGGCCTCCACCAGCCCGTGCGCCATGAGCGCCCCGGTGGAAACGATGCAGTTGACGATGCCGTGGTCGATCAGGTCGGTGATCACCAGGCCCTGCTTGGCCACGGTCAGCGCGCCCGCCAGGGTCATGACCACGAAGCAGTCCTTGTCGCGGGCCATGGCCTCCAGCACGTCCGCCGCCTCGCCCAGTTGCCGCCCGGTGAAGGCCGTCTCTGCCATGCCGCGCACTAGATCGTCGATGGAGCGCACCTTCGAAAGGTCCAGGGGGAAGATCGGCTGCAGGTGGTCTGCGACGGGGTCGTGCAGCTTGCGCTCCTTGCCGGAGCCTTCGGTGTGCTTCGTGGTCACGCGCTTCTCCCTGCCTGTGGACTGGATGCGAGCCAGAACGGACTAGGAAAGCTACCGCCTCCCGGAATCTTCGTCAATGCCGACTTCCTGGGACGACTTTCCGCTGCTATTCTTAGCGGCATGGCGGAGCATCCGCAGAAATTCAAGGTCGGCCTGGTGCAGATGTCCTCGGGTCCCGACCCGGCGCTGAATCTAAAGAAGGCGGTCGCGCGGGTGCGCGCGGCGGCCAAGCGCGGCGCGAAGATCGTCTGCCTGCCGGAGCTCTTCCGCACCCAGTACTTCTGCCAGCGCGAGGACGCCGCGCTCTTCGACCTGGCCGAGCCCATCCCCGGCCCCACTACCAATGCACTGGCCGAGGTCGCGCGCAAGGAGAAGGTGGCGATCATCGCCTCCGTCTTCGAGAAGCGCGCCGCGGGCATCTACCACAACACCGCAGCGGTGCTGGACGCCGGCGGCTCGCTGGTCGGCATCTACCGCAAGATGCACATCCCCGACGATCCCCTCTACTACGAGAAGTTCTACTTCACCCCCGGCGACCTCGGCTTC comes from Terriglobales bacterium and encodes:
- a CDS encoding deoxyhypusine synthase family protein; translation: MTTKHTEGSGKERKLHDPVADHLQPIFPLDLSKVRSIDDLVRGMAETAFTGRQLGEAADVLEAMARDKDCFVVMTLAGALTVAKQGLVITDLIDHGIVNCIVSTGALMAHGLVEATGRSHFRYDPRMDDVELYNAGYNRVYDTLEPERNLDDVEAVLFEVLKLWDPKEILCSWKLNRAIGEYLAQHAEGRGILKSAHAKKVPVFVPAFTDSELGLDVALGNRIRMRDGQPKLRFDPFEDLEYFADTLLAQKKLGIFTIGGGVPRNWAQQFGPYVELRNRRAGEDVPLKRYHYGLRICPEPVYWGGLSGSPYSEAISWGKFVPPAEGGKFGEVFVDATVGLPIIVAAVLERLAKKK